The Acidimicrobiales bacterium genome includes a window with the following:
- a CDS encoding DUF3185 family protein, whose translation MKHILLGIVLIVVGVGLAFARVARSSVASRRGSAAVSTTTSEMTWVFPVAGVVLVLLGILLATRVF comes from the coding sequence ATGAAGCACATCCTCCTGGGTATCGTCCTCATCGTCGTGGGCGTCGGGCTGGCCTTCGCCCGGGTGGCCCGATCGAGCGTCGCCTCCCGCCGCGGTTCGGCCGCCGTCTCGACGACCACGTCCGAGATGACATGGGTTTTCCCGGTTGCGGGCGTCGTGCTCGTCTTGCTGGGGATCCTGTTGGCGACGCGGGTGTTCTGA
- a CDS encoding AMP-binding protein encodes MADSGPPPWAAHLPVGLDPTQVDLFGDGSLVRAWTRRWTEDPDRPTLWDDQRGWRTAGQLERSSRLAATRLHRAGLRPGDRVLLSAPASTALVEAYLGALRLGAAVVPLNTAYRQREVAHIALDAEPRAAVVDDPERAAWIRQAAGDVIVVAPDVDLPDGPVPDLDAVGPDDPALVCYTSGTTGAPKGALLRHGNLLASAEGLRLAWRWTEQDRLVLALPLFHLHGLGVGLHGTLLAGASAILLPRFEVDTVLDASLRHQATLFFGVPTMYSRLAASARLGELGRLRLCVSGSAPLSPTVFERVAAGSGQRVLERYGMTETLMNVSNPYDGERRPGTVGFPLPAVDVRLAAHPRGEILVKGPNVFSGYWRSEAATAAVFDDHGWFHTGDVGELDETGYLQIVGRSRELIITGGFNVYPREVEEVLLLHPGVAEAAVVGTPSEEWGEVVTAYVVAGHPRPGTEEVLELAAERLAPFKRPRVLRFVDSLPRNALGKVQRDELTRD; translated from the coding sequence GTGGCCGACTCTGGCCCCCCGCCATGGGCCGCGCACCTTCCGGTAGGGCTGGACCCGACCCAGGTCGACCTGTTCGGAGATGGGAGCCTGGTCCGGGCCTGGACCCGGCGATGGACCGAGGACCCTGATCGGCCCACGCTCTGGGACGATCAGCGCGGGTGGCGCACGGCGGGCCAGCTGGAGCGGTCGAGCCGCCTGGCCGCCACCCGCCTGCACCGCGCCGGCCTCCGCCCCGGTGACCGGGTCCTCCTGAGCGCGCCGGCCTCTACGGCCCTCGTCGAGGCCTATCTCGGTGCCCTTCGGCTCGGCGCGGCCGTGGTCCCGCTCAACACGGCCTACCGCCAGCGCGAGGTCGCCCACATCGCGCTCGACGCCGAACCACGGGCTGCGGTGGTGGACGACCCCGAGCGGGCCGCATGGATCCGCCAGGCGGCCGGCGACGTGATCGTGGTCGCTCCGGACGTCGACCTGCCCGATGGCCCGGTGCCCGATCTCGACGCCGTTGGCCCCGACGACCCCGCCCTGGTCTGCTACACGTCGGGTACGACCGGTGCGCCGAAAGGCGCCCTCTTGCGCCATGGCAACCTCCTGGCCAGCGCCGAGGGGCTCCGGCTGGCGTGGCGGTGGACCGAGCAGGATCGCCTCGTCCTGGCCCTCCCGCTGTTTCACCTGCACGGGCTCGGCGTGGGGCTCCACGGGACCTTGTTGGCCGGCGCGTCGGCGATCCTCCTCCCCCGCTTCGAGGTCGACACGGTGCTCGACGCCAGCCTCCGGCATCAGGCCACCCTGTTCTTCGGCGTACCGACCATGTACTCCCGGCTGGCGGCCTCGGCGCGGCTCGGGGAGCTGGGCCGGCTGCGGCTGTGCGTGTCGGGCTCGGCGCCACTGTCGCCCACCGTCTTCGAACGGGTGGCTGCGGGGTCTGGCCAGCGGGTGCTCGAACGCTACGGCATGACCGAGACCCTGATGAACGTCTCGAACCCCTACGACGGGGAGCGCCGACCCGGCACCGTGGGCTTTCCTCTGCCCGCCGTCGACGTGCGCCTGGCCGCTCACCCGCGGGGCGAGATCCTCGTCAAGGGCCCCAACGTCTTCAGCGGTTACTGGCGGTCCGAGGCGGCGACGGCCGCCGTGTTCGACGACCACGGCTGGTTCCACACCGGCGACGTCGGCGAGCTCGACGAGACGGGCTACCTGCAGATCGTCGGACGGAGCCGGGAGCTGATCATCACCGGCGGCTTCAACGTCTACCCCCGCGAGGTCGAGGAGGTGCTCCTCCTGCACCCGGGTGTCGCCGAGGCCGCCGTCGTCGGCACGCCGTCGGAAGAATGGGGCGAGGTCGTGACCGCGTATGTCGTGGCCGGTCACCCCAGACCCGGCACCGAGGAGGTCCTCGAGCTGGCGGCCGAGCGCCTGGCCCCCTTCAAGCGCCCCCGGGTGCTGCGATTCGTCGACTCCCTCCCGAGGAACGCCCTAGGGAAGGTCCAGCGGGACGAGCTGACACGCGACTGA
- a CDS encoding thioesterase family protein — MGALDDDVSLEPADPGRWHGRLSDRWNIGIGINGGYLASFVLSALRAESPAPDPLTMTVHYVQRPVPGPAVITTEVVHVGRTHATVTARLEQGSVAVAAALATFGHLRAPTPVDFQPPMPDAPDPEVCGELDQPSAPDMSLLDRFRYRVASPEDRFGQRSAPGPARSGGWIKLVDRDLDALAVPLVMDSWPPAIFSTFLGGGAPTIELTVYWRARPQTTWHLASFTSSVLAGGYVEEDGELWGQDGRLVAQSRQLARFVPPG, encoded by the coding sequence GTGGGAGCCCTGGACGACGACGTCAGCCTCGAACCCGCCGACCCTGGTCGCTGGCATGGCCGGCTGAGCGACCGGTGGAACATCGGGATCGGGATCAACGGGGGCTACCTTGCGAGCTTCGTCCTCAGCGCGCTGCGGGCCGAGTCTCCCGCTCCCGATCCGCTCACCATGACCGTTCACTACGTGCAGCGTCCGGTGCCGGGTCCCGCGGTGATCACGACCGAGGTCGTCCATGTCGGTCGGACGCACGCGACGGTGACCGCCCGTCTCGAGCAGGGCTCGGTCGCTGTGGCCGCCGCCCTGGCCACCTTCGGGCACTTGCGGGCACCGACACCGGTCGACTTCCAACCCCCGATGCCGGACGCACCCGATCCGGAGGTCTGTGGGGAGTTGGACCAACCGTCGGCACCGGACATGTCGCTGTTGGACCGCTTCCGGTACCGGGTGGCCTCGCCCGAAGATCGATTCGGCCAGAGGTCGGCTCCGGGGCCGGCGCGCTCGGGGGGCTGGATCAAGCTGGTGGACCGAGACCTCGACGCCTTGGCGGTGCCGCTCGTGATGGACTCGTGGCCGCCGGCCATCTTCTCCACCTTCCTCGGTGGCGGTGCCCCGACCATCGAGCTGACCGTCTACTGGCGAGCCCGCCCCCAGACCACCTGGCACCTCGCCAGCTTCACCTCGAGCGTGCTCGCCGGCGGCTACGTGGAGGAGGACGGCGAGCTGTGGGGTCAGGATGGCCGGTTGGTGGCGCAGAGCCGACAACTCGCCCGCTTCGTGCCGCCGGGCTGA
- a CDS encoding gamma-glutamyl-gamma-aminobutyrate hydrolase family protein produces the protein MPRPLVAVPAVRLAAGRVRGWADASHAVPDQYLGALSRAGARPVALAAPDGAPPSEILAPFDALLLIGGGDIEAHRYGRQPHPADYLEPDRDELELSLAEEALRTGLPTLAICRGVQVLNVALGGTLHQHLPDVASMAEHGQAPVGDPVDHPVRVAAGTTLAGICGPALAACNSQHHQGIDRLGAGLAAVGWSADGLVEAVEAVGQATDDGGRPRWALGVQWHPERTAATDPTQQALFDAVVDRARADLRHQA, from the coding sequence GTGCCGAGGCCGCTCGTCGCTGTTCCCGCCGTCCGGCTCGCTGCCGGGCGGGTACGGGGATGGGCCGACGCCAGTCACGCCGTTCCCGACCAGTATCTGGGCGCCCTGTCGCGAGCGGGTGCCCGTCCCGTGGCGCTGGCGGCTCCGGACGGGGCGCCACCCTCGGAGATCCTGGCTCCGTTCGACGCCCTCCTCCTCATCGGCGGGGGCGACATCGAGGCCCACCGCTACGGGCGCCAACCCCATCCCGCCGACTACCTCGAGCCCGATCGTGACGAGCTCGAGCTCTCGCTCGCCGAGGAGGCGCTCCGCACCGGGCTGCCCACCCTGGCTATCTGCCGCGGGGTCCAGGTCCTCAACGTGGCCCTGGGCGGAACGCTCCATCAGCACCTCCCCGACGTGGCTTCGATGGCCGAGCACGGGCAGGCGCCCGTCGGCGACCCCGTCGACCATCCCGTGCGCGTCGCCGCGGGGACGACGCTGGCCGGGATCTGCGGTCCTGCTCTCGCCGCCTGCAACTCCCAGCATCATCAGGGCATCGACCGACTCGGAGCCGGCCTGGCCGCAGTGGGTTGGAGCGCGGACGGGTTGGTCGAAGCCGTCGAGGCCGTCGGGCAGGCGACCGACGACGGCGGGCGTCCGCGGTGGGCGCTCGGCGTGCAGTGGCACCCCGAACGGACGGCGGCCACGGATCCGACCCAGCAGGCGCTCTTCGACGCCGTGGTCGACCGGGCCAGGGCCGATCTGCGCCATCAGGCGTGA
- a CDS encoding SCP2 sterol-binding domain-containing protein — protein sequence MSKWLSQEWLDETRKLAESQPERPGASARMQYVVTGGPDGDVHYYWLLENGKLKESKVGDLPDAEVTLTQTYEDAQKIQKGELDANAAFMQGRVKVTGNMAKLMSLLPLTNAPEYKQLQTQIEGITDF from the coding sequence ATGTCGAAGTGGCTGAGCCAGGAGTGGCTCGATGAGACGCGCAAGCTGGCCGAGAGCCAGCCCGAGCGACCGGGTGCGTCTGCCCGCATGCAGTACGTCGTCACGGGCGGACCCGACGGCGACGTCCACTACTACTGGCTGCTCGAGAACGGCAAGCTCAAGGAGAGCAAGGTCGGCGATCTCCCCGACGCCGAGGTGACCCTGACCCAGACCTATGAGGACGCCCAGAAGATCCAGAAGGGCGAGCTGGACGCCAACGCTGCGTTCATGCAGGGCCGGGTCAAGGTGACGGGCAACATGGCCAAGCTCATGTCGCTGCTGCCGCTTACCAACGCTCCGGAGTACAAGCAGCTCCAGACCCAGATCGAGGGCATCACCGACTTTTAA
- a CDS encoding peptidoglycan-binding domain-containing protein yields the protein MTDLRFEDCAAPRSVRRAEAIERATSSPLFFVRAVARALLAVDAGLLPTRRRARRAGRTVGRLATLLALPVTLPQRGLARFVSTPRAPAAAPESVPPEPLGPQPVPTPRGAPEVVERLRSRARVLGTPATASAVLADLTWPARSLVPRHPVTAGVATLRRLPVALAEARRAPVTLAKLALASSMTLTILGGSAAAAAHSSGGAGGIAGQVRSALPGTSGATLAGAHPEVAGKAAPGHGAVASSAGRGPVTGTIPPTTAPVPTGPPVVPTLRGGLPPGKGMWLFEPEKVEGGNVSAIVAKSVATGLHYLYVHVGSSTGGFFGQGFLDQLLPAAHAAHIRVYGWDFPYFTPPQADVSRAVAEINYRTPSGDRIDGFAGDIEPEPGVNLSAATAGAYSSGLRAAVGPAYPLIGVVPRPNGTGYPFSAVMSHFDAVAVMDYWLDREPGADIAGADANLGGLSVPMIPIGQAYNGAEEGVPGNPSAAAILRFMQVAEQTGAVGVSFWSWQDTTPEEWDAIRGAPQFSLPTAPAPMTQGQIRTWQVLVNSLGFPTPPTGVWDQSSVTAVSNYQRAAHLPVTGVVDDATKAVILTPFPPPIQPPPAPAPAPPPAPAPAPAPAPAPTPPLPPNPLLPFLSGSQGMGTTTTAPAH from the coding sequence GTGACGGATCTCCGCTTCGAGGACTGCGCCGCGCCCCGGTCGGTGCGGCGGGCGGAGGCGATCGAGCGGGCGACATCCTCTCCGCTCTTCTTCGTGCGGGCTGTGGCCCGAGCCCTCCTCGCTGTCGATGCCGGCCTCCTGCCGACCAGGCGGCGGGCGCGACGGGCCGGCCGCACTGTGGGGCGGCTGGCGACGCTCCTGGCTCTGCCGGTCACGCTCCCCCAACGCGGACTGGCCCGCTTCGTCTCGACCCCTCGAGCGCCAGCGGCGGCGCCCGAGTCGGTACCTCCCGAACCCCTCGGACCACAGCCGGTCCCGACCCCTCGAGGTGCGCCGGAGGTCGTCGAGCGCCTCAGGTCCCGAGCCCGGGTGCTCGGAACCCCGGCCACGGCCTCGGCCGTCCTCGCCGATCTGACCTGGCCCGCCCGCTCGCTCGTGCCTCGCCATCCCGTCACCGCAGGCGTCGCCACCCTGCGGCGCCTGCCCGTCGCTCTGGCGGAGGCCAGGCGGGCACCGGTCACGCTGGCCAAGCTGGCGCTGGCCAGCTCGATGACCCTCACGATCCTCGGTGGCAGCGCCGCGGCCGCAGCCCACTCCAGTGGTGGGGCGGGAGGCATCGCCGGCCAGGTGCGCTCGGCCCTCCCCGGGACTTCGGGCGCCACCCTCGCCGGGGCCCACCCGGAGGTGGCCGGCAAGGCCGCTCCAGGTCACGGGGCGGTTGCGAGCAGCGCTGGGCGCGGCCCGGTCACCGGGACCATCCCTCCGACCACTGCGCCAGTTCCCACCGGCCCCCCCGTTGTCCCGACCCTGCGGGGCGGGCTGCCACCGGGCAAGGGCATGTGGCTCTTCGAGCCCGAGAAGGTCGAGGGTGGCAACGTGTCCGCCATCGTGGCCAAGTCCGTGGCCACGGGACTCCACTACCTCTACGTCCATGTGGGTTCGAGCACCGGGGGCTTCTTCGGCCAGGGCTTCCTCGATCAGCTCCTGCCAGCGGCCCACGCCGCCCACATCCGCGTCTACGGATGGGACTTCCCGTACTTCACCCCTCCCCAGGCCGACGTGAGCCGGGCGGTGGCCGAGATCAACTACCGGACGCCGAGCGGTGACCGGATCGACGGCTTTGCCGGCGACATCGAGCCGGAGCCGGGCGTCAACCTCTCGGCCGCCACGGCCGGTGCCTACTCGTCGGGCCTGCGCGCCGCGGTGGGTCCCGCCTATCCGCTCATCGGCGTGGTGCCCCGTCCGAACGGCACCGGATATCCGTTCAGCGCGGTCATGTCGCACTTCGACGCCGTCGCCGTGATGGACTACTGGCTCGATCGCGAGCCCGGAGCCGACATCGCCGGAGCCGACGCCAACCTGGGCGGCCTGAGCGTGCCCATGATCCCCATCGGTCAGGCCTACAACGGGGCGGAGGAGGGCGTGCCTGGCAACCCCTCAGCCGCCGCCATCCTGCGCTTCATGCAGGTGGCCGAGCAGACCGGCGCGGTAGGGGTGTCGTTCTGGTCCTGGCAGGACACCACGCCGGAGGAATGGGATGCCATCCGCGGCGCCCCGCAGTTCAGCCTGCCCACCGCGCCCGCGCCGATGACCCAGGGCCAGATCCGCACCTGGCAGGTGCTGGTCAACAGCCTGGGCTTTCCCACCCCTCCCACCGGGGTGTGGGACCAGTCGAGCGTGACGGCCGTCTCCAACTATCAGCGCGCCGCCCACCTGCCCGTCACCGGGGTGGTGGACGATGCGACGAAGGCCGTCATCCTCACCCCGTTCCCTCCACCCATCCAGCCCCCACCAGCGCCGGCACCGGCGCCCCCACCCGCACCGGCCCCCGCACCTGCGCCCGCACCCGCACCGACCCCGCCACTGCCGCCCAACCCGCTCCTCCCGTTCCTCTCTGGCTCGCAGGGCATGGGCACGACGACGACGGCACCCGCCCACTGA
- a CDS encoding sigma-70 family RNA polymerase sigma factor — MNEASDATLVVAIGRWREDALAEAYRRHAGAVFALARRVLGEVSAAEEVIQEVFLRLWHRPEKFDPERGSLRSFLLAQAHGRAVDLLRAESSRRRREEREARRTATAGYDLEHEVWDLSVADHVKEAMSDLPEDERRAIELAYFGGHTYREVAVLLDQPEGTVKSRIRAGLKRMRSGLADSGVAGS, encoded by the coding sequence ATGAACGAGGCCAGCGACGCCACGCTCGTCGTCGCCATCGGGAGGTGGCGCGAGGACGCCCTCGCCGAGGCCTATCGACGCCATGCCGGCGCCGTCTTCGCCCTGGCCCGACGAGTCCTGGGGGAGGTGAGCGCGGCCGAGGAGGTTATCCAGGAGGTGTTCCTCCGCCTGTGGCACCGACCCGAGAAGTTCGATCCCGAGCGAGGGTCACTGCGCTCGTTCCTGCTCGCCCAGGCCCACGGCCGCGCCGTCGACCTGCTGCGGGCAGAGTCGTCGCGCCGTCGGCGAGAGGAGCGGGAGGCGAGGCGAACGGCCACCGCGGGCTATGACCTCGAGCACGAGGTGTGGGACCTGTCGGTCGCCGACCACGTCAAGGAGGCGATGTCGGACCTCCCCGAGGACGAGCGCCGGGCGATAGAGCTGGCCTACTTCGGGGGCCACACCTACCGGGAGGTCGCCGTCCTGCTCGATCAGCCCGAGGGAACGGTCAAGAGTCGCATCCGCGCCGGCCTCAAGCGGATGCGCTCCGGTCTGGCCGACAGCGGTGTGGCCGGCTCATGA
- the mca gene encoding mycothiol conjugate amidase Mca, translated as MDAPLCLLTVHAHPDDEASKGAGTVALYHQEGARTVLVCCTGGESGDILNPAMDRPEVRDRLPEIRMEELRKSTEIIGYDEVVLLGYRDSGMPGTPENEDPRSFVQAPFDEAVGRLVAVIRRVRPQVVVTYGDDHRGYPHPDHIRVHDISVAAFEAAADPEAYPGPDPAWQALKLYYTVWSRARVLATHEKFLELGLESPFPKEWTDGERPEQHITTSIDVSEQADVRPEALLAHATQVDPTSPFWFGLPPEVARTIHPFDEYVLARSLVDGDNGGSPAEAEDDLFAGIRDRVSR; from the coding sequence ATGGATGCGCCGCTGTGCCTGCTGACCGTGCACGCCCATCCCGACGACGAGGCCTCGAAGGGCGCGGGGACGGTCGCCCTGTACCACCAGGAGGGCGCCCGCACGGTGCTGGTGTGCTGCACCGGTGGTGAGTCGGGCGACATCCTCAATCCGGCCATGGATCGGCCCGAGGTGCGCGACCGCCTGCCGGAGATCCGCATGGAGGAGCTGCGCAAGTCGACGGAGATCATCGGCTACGACGAGGTCGTCCTCCTGGGTTACCGGGACTCGGGCATGCCTGGCACACCCGAGAACGAAGATCCCCGATCGTTCGTGCAGGCGCCGTTCGACGAGGCGGTCGGGCGTCTGGTGGCGGTGATCCGCCGGGTTCGTCCCCAGGTCGTGGTGACCTACGGTGACGATCACCGGGGCTATCCCCACCCCGACCACATCCGGGTCCACGACATCAGCGTGGCCGCCTTCGAGGCAGCCGCTGACCCCGAGGCCTACCCGGGCCCCGACCCGGCGTGGCAAGCGCTCAAGCTCTATTACACGGTCTGGTCCCGGGCCCGCGTCCTGGCCACCCACGAGAAGTTCCTGGAGCTGGGCCTCGAATCGCCCTTCCCGAAGGAGTGGACGGACGGAGAACGCCCGGAGCAGCACATCACCACCAGCATCGACGTCTCCGAGCAGGCCGACGTGCGTCCCGAGGCGCTCCTGGCCCACGCCACCCAGGTAGATCCGACCTCCCCGTTCTGGTTCGGCCTGCCGCCCGAGGTGGCCCGGACCATACATCCCTTCGATGAATACGTCCTGGCTCGCTCGCTCGTCGACGGAGACAACGGCGGATCCCCGGCCGAGGCCGAGGACGACCTGTTCGCCGGGATCAGGGATCGCGTCAGCCGGTAG
- a CDS encoding cupredoxin domain-containing protein: MKAGARITVKNSDSVAHTVTADNNAFNTGDISASGTKTFTAPSNPGSFPYHCSIHPFMHGTLTVTS, translated from the coding sequence GTGAAGGCGGGCGCCAGGATCACAGTCAAGAACAGTGACAGCGTGGCTCACACCGTCACGGCCGACAACAATGCCTTCAACACCGGCGATATCAGCGCCAGCGGGACCAAGACCTTCACCGCGCCCAGCAACCCGGGCTCGTTCCCGTACCACTGCTCGATCCACCCGTTCATGCACGGGACGCTCACCGTGACAAGCTAG
- a CDS encoding SHOCT domain-containing protein, producing the protein MLATFGDGQVFWSFLVFFFWIIWIWLAITVFVDIFRSKDLTGVGKMVWVLLVVLIPYLGVFAYLLLRGGKMHERAVEAAQSQDQAFRQYVQQAAGTSGNGRSTADELSRLADLKDRGVISDEEFERLKAKAVSQ; encoded by the coding sequence GTGCTGGCAACTTTCGGTGACGGCCAGGTGTTCTGGTCATTCCTGGTCTTCTTTTTCTGGATCATCTGGATCTGGTTGGCCATCACGGTGTTCGTCGACATCTTTCGCAGCAAGGACCTCACGGGCGTCGGCAAGATGGTGTGGGTCCTGTTGGTGGTGCTCATTCCGTACCTCGGTGTCTTCGCCTACCTGTTGCTCCGCGGCGGGAAGATGCACGAGCGCGCCGTCGAGGCCGCCCAGTCTCAGGACCAGGCGTTCCGTCAGTACGTGCAGCAGGCTGCCGGCACCAGCGGCAACGGTCGGTCGACCGCCGACGAGCTGAGCCGCCTGGCCGACCTCAAGGACCGCGGCGTGATCTCGGACGAGGAGTTCGAGCGGCTGAAGGCCAAGGCCGTCAGCCAGTAA
- a CDS encoding alpha/beta hydrolase: MAWRLGDQDGKWMVPTGRELELPGRGTTFVREVIGPRRAPTVILLHGLAATGGLNWFAAFGPLAQQFRVVAIDHRGHGRGLRSPAPFSLDDCADDVVAVADQLGIDTFIPVGYSMGGPIAQLVWRRHPERVDGLVLCATSRDFRGRWHERLQFAGLGLVVTGLRLAPLPALERLAEQLPEELADVASRRWALDELRRHDVRCVLEAAETLGRFSSRDWIVDVDVPVSVVVTSQDRLVPPRRQVKLASSIPTAVMHVVDGTHLAAGTDPDGFAATLADASRQVAARAAKRPQARGRRGAVVLSPVARWLAATRRRWRLRRSAPARRWGRRVTG; this comes from the coding sequence GTGGCGTGGCGGCTTGGGGACCAGGACGGGAAATGGATGGTGCCCACGGGTAGAGAGCTCGAGCTACCCGGTCGGGGGACGACGTTCGTCCGTGAGGTCATCGGGCCCCGACGAGCACCCACCGTGATCCTGCTGCATGGCCTGGCGGCGACTGGCGGCCTCAATTGGTTCGCCGCCTTTGGTCCTCTCGCTCAGCAGTTCCGGGTCGTGGCCATCGACCACCGGGGGCACGGGCGCGGCCTGCGATCTCCGGCGCCGTTCAGCCTGGACGACTGCGCCGACGACGTCGTGGCCGTGGCCGACCAGCTGGGCATCGACACCTTCATCCCGGTCGGGTACTCGATGGGCGGGCCGATCGCCCAGCTCGTCTGGCGACGACACCCAGAGCGGGTCGACGGCCTGGTGCTGTGCGCGACGAGCCGGGACTTTCGGGGCCGCTGGCACGAGCGGTTGCAGTTCGCCGGCCTCGGGCTGGTGGTGACCGGCCTTCGGCTCGCTCCCCTGCCCGCCCTGGAGCGACTGGCCGAGCAACTCCCCGAAGAGCTGGCCGACGTCGCCAGCCGGCGCTGGGCCCTCGACGAGCTGCGCCGCCACGACGTCCGCTGCGTGCTGGAAGCGGCGGAGACCCTGGGCCGCTTCAGCTCCAGGGACTGGATCGTCGACGTCGACGTGCCCGTGTCCGTCGTCGTCACCTCCCAGGACCGCCTGGTCCCGCCGAGACGGCAGGTGAAGCTGGCGTCTTCGATTCCGACAGCCGTCATGCACGTGGTCGACGGCACCCACCTCGCGGCCGGCACCGACCCCGACGGGTTCGCAGCGACGCTCGCCGATGCCAGTCGCCAGGTCGCCGCCCGGGCCGCCAAGCGCCCACAGGCTCGCGGGCGCAGAGGTGCGGTCGTCCTGTCACCGGTGGCGCGCTGGCTGGCGGCCACCCGTCGCCGCTGGAGGCTCCGGCGCTCTGCCCCAGCTCGTCGCTGGGGGCGCCGCGTTACTGGCTGA
- a CDS encoding acyl-CoA dehydrogenase family protein: MAVTELARTDEEVRQAVVEWLRQNLPPQWVEAIDTGDAAKLHRARSLVDYDEWCARLGEAGWATPTWPREYSGAGLESGQARIVNEELTRFKVPRSFNVIGIGMGGPTIMQWGTEEQRQRYLAPMAQHREIWCQLFSEPSAGSDVAGLSTRAVRDGDEWVVTGQKVWTTLAHIASFGMLVARSDPDQPKHKGLTYFIVDMKAPGVEVRPLRQMTGDAEFNEVFFSEVRIPDTARVGPVGEGWAVATTTLMNERVALSGAGSASGESVGGGPVDGLVGVARTQGRWDDPILRQRLMQAVIESRVVKMTNFRAAAARRAGRQPGPEGSITKLFAAEHNQRVQDLAVEILGARAMAWPLSDEQAGSTVRGFLRSRANTIEGGTSEIMRNILGERVLGLPKEPSVDRDLPWKDIPRSK, encoded by the coding sequence ATGGCTGTCACCGAGCTCGCCCGCACCGACGAAGAGGTCCGACAGGCCGTAGTGGAGTGGCTCAGGCAGAACCTGCCTCCCCAGTGGGTCGAGGCCATCGACACCGGCGACGCAGCCAAGCTCCATCGGGCCCGCTCGCTCGTCGACTACGACGAGTGGTGCGCCCGCCTCGGTGAAGCCGGCTGGGCCACGCCGACCTGGCCCCGCGAGTACAGCGGTGCCGGGCTGGAGTCGGGGCAGGCGAGGATCGTGAACGAGGAGCTGACGCGCTTCAAGGTCCCCCGGTCGTTCAACGTCATCGGCATCGGCATGGGCGGACCGACGATCATGCAGTGGGGCACCGAGGAGCAGCGTCAGCGGTACCTCGCCCCCATGGCCCAGCACCGCGAGATCTGGTGCCAGCTGTTCAGCGAGCCCAGCGCCGGCTCCGACGTGGCCGGACTGTCCACGCGGGCGGTACGGGACGGCGACGAGTGGGTCGTCACCGGACAGAAGGTGTGGACGACCCTCGCCCACATCGCCTCGTTCGGCATGCTGGTGGCCCGCAGCGACCCTGATCAGCCCAAGCACAAGGGCCTCACCTACTTCATCGTCGACATGAAGGCGCCCGGGGTGGAGGTACGACCCCTCCGGCAGATGACCGGCGACGCCGAGTTCAACGAGGTCTTCTTCTCCGAGGTCCGCATACCTGACACGGCGCGCGTGGGGCCCGTGGGCGAGGGATGGGCGGTGGCCACGACGACGCTCATGAACGAGCGTGTCGCCCTCTCGGGCGCGGGCAGCGCCAGCGGGGAGAGCGTCGGAGGCGGACCCGTCGACGGCCTCGTGGGCGTGGCCCGTACGCAGGGCCGTTGGGACGACCCGATTCTCCGTCAGCGCCTCATGCAGGCGGTCATCGAGAGCCGGGTGGTGAAGATGACGAACTTCCGGGCGGCGGCGGCCCGCCGTGCGGGCCGCCAGCCCGGGCCCGAGGGCTCGATCACCAAGCTCTTCGCCGCTGAGCACAACCAGCGGGTGCAGGATCTCGCCGTCGAGATCCTGGGCGCCAGGGCGATGGCGTGGCCGCTCTCGGACGAGCAGGCGGGGTCGACAGTGCGGGGCTTCCTCCGGTCGCGCGCCAACACCATCGAGGGCGGGACCTCGGAGATCATGCGCAACATCCTCGGCGAGCGGGTGCTCGGCCTGCCCAAGGAGCCGTCGGTCGACCGGGACCTGCCCTGGAAGGACATCCCCAGGTCGAAGTAG